The sequence CAATCGCTTGGGAGATATTGGTGCAGCGATTCAAGAGTATGCCGAAAGCAAAGGCTATGGCGTGGTGCGTGATTTGGTCGGACACGGTGTCGGGCCTACTATGCATGAAGAACCAATGGTCCCACATTATGGTCGTGCTGGACGCGGTCTTCGTCTGCGTGAAGGGATGGTCTTGACGATTGAGCCAATGATTAATACCGGTACTTGGGAAATTGATACAGATATGGAAACTGGTTGGGCCCATAAGACCCTCGATGGTGGCCTTTCTTGTCAATACGAGCATCAATTTGTGATTACAAAAGATGGTCCGGTGATCTTAACCAGTCAAGGTGAAGAAGGAACTTACTAAAAGATAGAGAGGAAAGAATGGAGCTGAAGGCAGGTGTCTGGTTTCGCTCTTTGCTCTTTTTTAGTAAAACGGGGAGGTGACGGATGAAAAAAGTCATAAAAAAAGTGCTAGATCAGCCGTTTATAAAAGGCTTCGTGCGATTTTATCAGAGTGCAGAGTCTGATATCACCAGCATTGCGGTTGCCTATTATTTGTTGATCTCCATTTTCCCTTTGATGCTGATTGCAGCCAATATTTTGCCTTACTTTCATATTCGTCCTACCCAGATTCTTTTGAGCTTACAAAAAGTCTTGCCAGCCTCCTTATATCGAATAGTGGCACAGATGATTTCGAGTGTCTTGACCAAACCCTCAACAGGATTACTGAGTTTTTCGATTGTTTCCGCTTTGTGGATCTTCTCTCAGAGCATTGCCTACCTCCAAAGAGCCTATAACAAGAGTTACGGGGTGGAAAAGGAGCGTGGCATTATCTGGGGACGACTCTTTAGCTTTCTGATCAGTTTTGCCTTGCAGGGCTTGTTTGGACTTTCGCTCATTCTTTCCATGTTTGGGAAAATGATCGTTCGCTATCTCTATCGGACCTTTTCATTTGATCGGACGATTTATGTGCGCTTACTGAATTTGACAGAGCCGACCATCTATCTCTTGCTCTTTGTCAGTCTGGTCTTGCTTTATTACACTCTTCCAAATGTTAAAATTCCGAAATTTAGATATGTTCTTCCAGGAGCGACCTTCGTTGTTGCTGTCCTGTATGCGATCTTGAATATCTTTTGGAAATATGTGGATCGTTATGTGAGTCATTTCTTAGATGCTCGTTTCTTCGGTTCGGTCGTCCTAGCGGTCATCATGTTCTGGTTCATCTTGGTAGCTAAAATCATGATTATTGGTTGTATTTTAAACGCCAGTATCCAGTTTGCTAGAGAAGCCAAGTTCCAAACGCGCAATGGAGAAATTGTCTCCAAATTAAAAACGGAAGAAGTAGCCTTTTGGCATAAAGAAGCTTCACAAAAATTAAAGCGTCGGTTACGCTTGAGAAAAAAAGATAAAACGGAATAAGGGAGAGTGGGACAGAAATC comes from Streptococcus parasanguinis ATCC 15912 and encodes:
- a CDS encoding YihY/virulence factor BrkB family protein codes for the protein MKKVIKKVLDQPFIKGFVRFYQSAESDITSIAVAYYLLISIFPLMLIAANILPYFHIRPTQILLSLQKVLPASLYRIVAQMISSVLTKPSTGLLSFSIVSALWIFSQSIAYLQRAYNKSYGVEKERGIIWGRLFSFLISFALQGLFGLSLILSMFGKMIVRYLYRTFSFDRTIYVRLLNLTEPTIYLLLFVSLVLLYYTLPNVKIPKFRYVLPGATFVVAVLYAILNIFWKYVDRYVSHFLDARFFGSVVLAVIMFWFILVAKIMIIGCILNASIQFAREAKFQTRNGEIVSKLKTEEVAFWHKEASQKLKRRLRLRKKDKTE